The Lolium rigidum isolate FL_2022 chromosome 2, APGP_CSIRO_Lrig_0.1, whole genome shotgun sequence genomic interval GCCAGTTCTCGTTGATTGGTGGTAGATCTGTTGTCGATTTCAATCGTTTTGATAGGCGGCTTCCCGTGTAGATCTCTGGCGGTAGATGCTTGTTTCTGATAGATTCGAGTCGCCTGCCGTGCCTTTTTGAGTTAGGTCGTGGATTCGGCGAATTTATCGTTGATTTTGCCGTGTATAAGATTAATATTTTTGCAAGGCATAtttcaattaattaattaattcggTGTATATTACCTACTTAATGGCTAATTACGACCCTCTGGGCTCGCTCTAGCAGGGCTTGTCAGATCACGACATGCGTGAAGGTTTAGTTGAGGGTCTTGTTGTTTCAACTTGTTCAACGCCAATTCAGATGCTGTTATTATGTTCTGCAGAACGTAACTCATCCTGTGATATTTATGTTTGTGCTTTCCTGTTGGTGCAGATAAAATTTTGCGGGCAAGAGGTTTCGAATGTGCTCACTGCTGTGACGTTGGGGCTCTCATCGGGCGGCATCGTTTCCTCCCAGGAGGCGCAAGAGCTCCTTCGTCTTGCGACCCCTCCTCTCAGAGAAGATGACAAGGATGGACACTATGTTTTTGCTGTGGGAGACAACCTCACACCTCGCTGTAATTACCTTATCAGAATTTAATTGCTTATTTTGTGATTGTGATTTGAGTGTTTTCTCAACTTTCTCATTCTCCAACTTTttttctataatttctgatggacTATTTTTCATGTCTGCAGACAGGATTAATGCAAAGATGGGTGAAGGTCAGTTTGGACAGAAGCCTATTTTAGTTCTGTTGATATGGGCGAACTCTCGAGGCGTTTCCCGCTGTTTTTGTGGATGACGGTCAACAGGGTGGTGTTCTCATGATTGGATGTGTTTCTGCCAATACAACAGGTACCTTTGGTCAGGTGTTGGAATGTTGGGATAGGGAACGCAAGGAAATGGTGGCAATTAAGATCATCAGAGGCATTAAGAAGTACAGGGATGCTGCAATGATAGAAATTGGCATGCTCGAGCAGATATGCAAATATGAAAAAAGCAGATCCAGGTGAGTCCTCAGTTCCACTTGTACAATTCCTATGATGATGTATATTATATGTTCTCTCTGTGCCCTTTTTGTTTTCATAAGGTTGCTTGTATATATAAGCTGGTCTATTTTGCAGTTGTGTTCAAATTCGGAACTGGTTTGACTATCGTAACCATATCTGTATTGTAAGTACATCATTAGATTATATGGCAGTTATGATCTAACCACAAGAGATAACCCTGTTGAGCTTAAACGTTGGTGAATTTGAATGAATGGTGAGCAGGTCTGTGAGAAGCTTGGACCAAGCTTATATGATTTTCTCCGGAAAAACAATTACCGAGCATTCCCAATTGCCGTAGTTCGGGAGGTTGCCAAACAACTGTTGGAATGTCTAGCATGTGTGTGCACACTTCAACTACACCCTTATACCTGCACTAGTAGATCATTTGATAATCCTAGGGTGTCATCCTTTGATGACCGTTATCATTTGAGTACTTGATGATATTTTAGGAATATCTAACACGATTTTTGCTGTTCACATATTTATCTTCTCTGCAATGTGTGTTGCAGTTATGCATGAATTGCGCCTCATTCACACTGATTTAAAGCCTGAGAACATTCTTCTTGTTTCCGCGGAGTACACTAAAGTGCCTGATTACAAAGTATATGTTGTTCATTGACTAATTTGATATTGCTGTTTTATATTTTACTatctttttttatttgggcacatgagcTAATTCTTTTATATGAACTGATAGGTTTCATCCCGTTCCCCGAAGGAGGGATCCTATTACAAACGTGTGCCCAAGTCCAGTGAGATAAAGGTGATTGATTTTGGAAGCACGACATATGACCAACAGGACCAGACCTACGTTGTTTCCACTAGGCATTATCGGGCCCCTGAAGTTATCTTGGGTATCTTTCTTGTCCAATGCAAATCCTACGCCTTCAGCCAGATATTTGGTGTTTGTTCTTATATTTGCCCTGGGCGATGTTCTGTTCAGGACTTGGATGGAGTTACCCATGTGATATCTGGAGTGTTGGCTGTATTCTGGTAGAACTGTGCACGGTATGTTATTGGGGCTTGTATTCATTTTCCACCAATCAATTACAACAATGGCCTTTTGAGTTACCGAGGTACTGCAGGGAGAGGCATTGTTTCAAACTCATGAGAATTTGGAGCATCTGGCTATGATGGAGAGGGTGCTTAGTCCGTTGCCTTACCACATGCTTAAGAGGGCTGAGTATGTTGCTGTCTTTGATCCATTTCAGTGTAGTAAGCAGTCAGGCTTGTGAAGATTACCTGGTGACATCTGCTTATTTGTTCCTTATGTGTAGTCGACATGCTGAGAAATACGTCAGAAAGGGCCGTTTAAACTGGCCTGAAGGATGTGCTTCACGGGAGAGCATGAAAGCTGTCATGAAGCTGCCCCGGCTTCAGGTACTTCCCATACCCTGTTGCTGTAATGCATAGACCGTAAGTATTTGTGGCTTACAGATGTGATCATTGATCTTGTTTGCAAGCAGAATTTGGTGATGCAAAATGTAGACCATTCGGCTGGCGACTTGATTGATCTTTTGCAAGGGCTGCTTAAGCATGATCCAGCAAGCCGCCTAACAGCCCAAGAGGCGCTTAAGCatccattcttaatggagaagAGTGAGCGAAGGAGGTGACTAGTAGAAATGCTGACAGCTTTGTCCCTAACTTGTCCGTTGTTCCTATAAAGCTTTTGCGATGTCCCAAATGTGACTTCCACATGTGGTACCGCGCAAGCATCTGTATGTATAAATCGAGTTGTCGAGGTGTATGTAGTGTAGTCAAAAGATTAAAGTTGTTTCAATCTTCTGAAACATGTATGTTGTC includes:
- the LOC124692731 gene encoding serine/threonine-protein kinase AFC2-like isoform X1, whose amino-acid sequence is MECLAEMPHAPLDRRPRKRQRLGWDVGPEIAQIKFCGQEVSNVLTAVTLGLSSGGIVSSQEAQELLRLATPPLREDDKDGHYVFAVGDNLTPRYRINAKMGEGTFGQVLECWDRERKEMVAIKIIRGIKKYRDAAMIEIGMLEQICKYEKSRSSCVQIRNWFDYRNHICIVCEKLGPSLYDFLRKNNYRAFPIAVVREVAKQLLECLAFMHELRLIHTDLKPENILLVSAEYTKVPDYKVSSRSPKEGSYYKRVPKSSEIKVIDFGSTTYDQQDQTYVVSTRHYRAPEVILGLGWSYPCDIWSVGCILVELCTGEALFQTHENLEHLAMMERVLSPLPYHMLKRADRHAEKYVRKGRLNWPEGCASRESMKAVMKLPRLQNLVMQNVDHSAGDLIDLLQGLLKHDPASRLTAQEALKHPFLMEKSERRR
- the LOC124692731 gene encoding serine/threonine-protein kinase AFC2-like isoform X2, which encodes MKKADPVMHELRLIHTDLKPENILLVSAEYTKVPDYKVSSRSPKEGSYYKRVPKSSEIKVIDFGSTTYDQQDQTYVVSTRHYRAPEVILGLGWSYPCDIWSVGCILVELCTGEALFQTHENLEHLAMMERVLSPLPYHMLKRADRHAEKYVRKGRLNWPEGCASRESMKAVMKLPRLQNLVMQNVDHSAGDLIDLLQGLLKHDPASRLTAQEALKHPFLMEKSERRR